In Luteibaculum oceani, one DNA window encodes the following:
- a CDS encoding coiled-coil domain-containing protein — MDKKGGNFNWKELPSREKLYLGIIAFLVIACGALSWMMFENRSTIEQINLYNENLAQDKNALNDELNEMLAQYNELETDNTELQEEIITQKEKIEELQDEIAKNKGNIALIRKYKREVTTLRTIMKGYVVTIDSLNTLNKTLITENTNIKQQLSSTQQEYNRLNSTAQELKGKVKKASILQTFNVLFEGIRLRNSGKQSETGRARRIEILKVCFTLGENITTAPGKKKIYIAVENSEGQVILPKQNGQDPDAPPVYTEMREVEYENEQMDVCIYANLNGEELPEGDYLVKIFEAGEQIGSARESFK, encoded by the coding sequence ATGGATAAAAAGGGAGGAAATTTTAATTGGAAAGAGCTTCCATCTAGGGAAAAACTTTACTTAGGAATTATCGCATTTCTTGTAATAGCCTGTGGTGCCCTGTCTTGGATGATGTTCGAAAATAGATCGACCATCGAGCAAATCAACCTTTATAATGAAAACCTTGCTCAAGATAAAAATGCCCTAAACGACGAGTTAAATGAGATGCTTGCTCAATACAACGAGCTAGAAACGGATAATACCGAACTGCAAGAGGAAATTATAACTCAAAAAGAAAAAATTGAAGAGCTGCAGGACGAGATAGCTAAAAACAAGGGAAATATTGCTCTTATTAGAAAGTATAAGCGCGAAGTAACTACTCTTAGAACTATTATGAAAGGTTATGTTGTTACCATCGACAGTCTAAATACCCTTAACAAAACGCTTATCACTGAAAACACCAATATTAAGCAGCAGCTAAGCAGTACGCAGCAGGAGTATAATAGGCTTAATAGCACTGCGCAAGAGCTAAAAGGAAAGGTGAAAAAAGCGTCCATCCTTCAAACGTTTAATGTTCTTTTTGAAGGAATTAGATTGAGAAACTCTGGGAAGCAATCAGAAACCGGGAGAGCTAGGAGAATAGAAATATTAAAAGTTTGCTTTACCCTGGGTGAAAACATCACCACCGCTCCAGGTAAAAAGAAAATTTACATAGCCGTCGAAAACTCGGAGGGTCAAGTAATATTACCTAAACAAAATGGTCAGGACCCAGATGCTCCGCCGGTTTACACCGAAATGCGTGAGGTAGAATACGAGAATGAGCAGATGGATGTATGTATTTATGCCAATTTAAATGGTGAGGAGCTTCCTGAAGGGGATTACCTTGTTAAAATATTCGAAGCTGGCGAACAAATAGGTTCAGCCAGAGAGAGCTTTAAGTAA
- the panC gene encoding pantoate--beta-alanine ligase, with protein MLVIDNYEDLSLYREKLGDKRIGFVPTMGALHRGHLHLAETSIKHCDATVVSIWVNPRQFNDKEDFEKYPRNFDEDIKKLRKVGVDVVFIPKSEEELYKANRLKQEARDLKGLDKPLEGMFRTGHFEAVVEVVYRLFCTVKPSVAYFGKKDFQQFRIIEHFTNSNDLGIEIIGLETIREESGLAMSSRNERLNQQERAAAAGIYKTLSWIKNSWNDKHKSPEEIKEEAANQLLAIPGLKSIDYLEIVNEEDLNPVKNGSSNTARAFIAVYLGPVRLIDNLSLNN; from the coding sequence GTGCTGGTAATCGATAATTACGAAGATTTATCCCTTTACAGGGAGAAATTGGGAGATAAACGCATTGGTTTTGTTCCCACTATGGGGGCCTTGCATCGGGGGCATTTACACCTGGCAGAAACATCTATTAAACATTGCGACGCTACCGTTGTAAGTATATGGGTGAACCCGAGACAGTTTAATGATAAGGAAGATTTTGAGAAGTATCCTCGAAATTTCGATGAAGACATTAAAAAACTCCGTAAAGTGGGTGTGGATGTTGTGTTCATTCCCAAATCCGAAGAAGAACTCTATAAAGCGAATCGCTTAAAACAAGAGGCTCGCGATTTAAAAGGATTGGACAAGCCGCTTGAAGGAATGTTTCGAACAGGGCATTTTGAGGCCGTAGTTGAAGTGGTTTATCGACTTTTCTGCACGGTTAAACCATCCGTAGCCTACTTCGGAAAAAAAGACTTCCAACAGTTTCGCATCATTGAGCATTTTACGAACAGCAATGATTTAGGAATTGAAATTATTGGGTTAGAAACCATAAGAGAAGAAAGTGGACTCGCCATGAGTTCGAGAAACGAAAGGCTTAACCAACAGGAAAGAGCGGCTGCCGCTGGAATCTATAAAACACTTAGTTGGATAAAAAACTCATGGAACGATAAGCACAAGAGTCCTGAAGAAATAAAGGAAGAAGCGGCAAACCAGTTATTGGCTATTCCGGGACTTAAATCAATAGACTATTTGGAAATAGTTAACGAAGAAGATTTAAACCCGGTGAAAAACGGAAGTTCAAATACCGCAAGAGCCTTTATTGCGGTTTACCTGGGGCCAGTAAGATTAATCGATAATCTCTCTTTAAATAACTAA
- a CDS encoding DUF4270 family protein: MISSVLVRKALGFSALFLVLVGCEKPKGNLSDDLLPEGDILSFKSTQGAPFQWETIKADSIVTDNLSALMLGVYNDPHTGTANYSNQFQVRLSSNASVITNRAEIEIDSVNLTMAISSVYGSEDFAHQMEVYQLAEDLNVDSTYYSNRIFNTEQTNLVVDTAGMLKFSPDEIVVNGDTLGAQFKLPLKKELGEYLLKNSTDDNFLNNKNFAEYFKGLQVKSVSIPGSGDGSVAVVNPSSIYSNLDIYYHYTSDPDSTYKYQLIVSGNSVRSTTILHDFTGSEAELELNNTGEATYGLIKTGGGLFAKFHIDKLDSLKALAPIGIAQAELFLPVKRDVMAEKFGPSKNLILVELNEDGTLRLLPDQLEGSSYFGGAYDEEKGGYTFHIARFIQQYSIRTDEFFGFGLIPASGGVSANRTLLLKAEEDGLRPELIVYFTRL; this comes from the coding sequence ATGATAAGTTCAGTTTTAGTGCGGAAAGCCTTAGGGTTTTCCGCTCTTTTTTTGGTATTAGTTGGATGTGAAAAACCAAAGGGAAATTTAAGTGATGACTTACTCCCCGAAGGTGATATCCTAAGTTTTAAATCCACACAAGGAGCTCCCTTTCAATGGGAAACCATAAAAGCAGATAGTATTGTTACAGATAATTTATCTGCACTAATGCTTGGAGTATATAACGATCCCCACACCGGAACAGCAAACTATAGTAATCAATTTCAAGTGCGCTTATCAAGCAATGCATCGGTGATTACAAATAGAGCTGAAATCGAAATTGACAGTGTTAACCTAACCATGGCTATCTCTTCAGTATATGGTTCTGAAGATTTTGCACATCAAATGGAGGTGTATCAATTGGCCGAGGATTTAAATGTGGACTCCACATACTATTCCAATAGGATTTTTAACACAGAGCAAACCAATTTGGTAGTGGATACTGCTGGGATGTTGAAGTTTTCTCCCGATGAAATAGTAGTTAACGGTGATACCCTCGGTGCCCAATTTAAATTGCCTTTAAAGAAGGAGCTGGGTGAATACCTATTAAAAAACTCTACCGATGATAACTTCTTGAATAACAAGAATTTCGCTGAGTATTTTAAAGGGTTGCAGGTTAAATCGGTGAGCATACCTGGTTCGGGTGATGGTTCGGTGGCTGTTGTAAACCCATCGAGCATATACAGTAACCTGGATATCTATTACCATTATACATCCGATCCAGATTCTACCTACAAATACCAGCTGATTGTTTCGGGAAATAGCGTGAGAAGTACTACTATCCTTCACGACTTTACTGGTTCAGAAGCTGAATTAGAACTTAACAATACAGGCGAGGCCACCTACGGATTAATTAAAACTGGAGGAGGGTTGTTTGCCAAATTTCATATCGATAAGCTGGATAGTTTGAAGGCGCTTGCTCCAATAGGTATTGCGCAGGCAGAGTTATTTCTTCCAGTTAAAAGGGATGTAATGGCAGAGAAGTTCGGTCCATCTAAAAATTTAATTCTGGTTGAGTTAAATGAGGACGGGACGCTACGATTACTTCCAGATCAATTGGAAGGGTCTAGTTATTTCGGTGGAGCCTACGATGAAGAAAAAGGGGGGTATACCTTCCACATTGCTAGATTTATACAACAATATTCTATCCGAACTGATGAATTTTTCGGCTTTGGATTAATTCCAGCTTCTGGTGGGGTTTCGGCAAATAGAACTTTACTACTAAAAGCCGAGGAAGACGGGCTTCGCCCTGAATTAAT
- a CDS encoding GAF domain-containing protein: MAESLSLEGLSTKEEKYQSAIQQITALTSGETNSVANMANCAAALKQFFNHFWIGFYLVDSNDELVLGPFQGPIACTRIKKGKGVCGTAWKEEKTVIVPNVDEFPGHIACASESKSEIVVPIFSQEKKVIGVLDIDADYLNAFDEIDGKYLEQLMQIFSK; encoded by the coding sequence ATGGCGGAAAGTTTATCATTGGAGGGATTAAGCACCAAGGAAGAAAAATACCAAAGTGCAATTCAGCAAATTACAGCGCTCACTTCTGGCGAAACAAATAGTGTTGCCAATATGGCCAACTGTGCTGCGGCATTAAAACAGTTCTTCAATCATTTCTGGATTGGTTTTTACCTAGTAGACAGTAATGACGAACTAGTTTTAGGCCCATTTCAAGGCCCAATTGCTTGTACACGAATTAAAAAAGGAAAAGGAGTTTGTGGTACCGCCTGGAAAGAAGAAAAAACGGTGATTGTTCCTAATGTGGATGAGTTTCCTGGACACATAGCATGTGCTTCGGAAAGCAAAAGTGAAATTGTGGTCCCCATCTTCTCTCAGGAAAAGAAAGTTATTGGGGTGCTCGATATAGATGCTGATTATTTAAATGCATTTGACGAAATAGATGGGAAATATTTAGAGCAACTAATGCAAATTTTCAGCAAATAA
- the rfaE2 gene encoding D-glycero-beta-D-manno-heptose 1-phosphate adenylyltransferase: protein MSQQLTPNPKLFTLDKATDLVSEWKQKGEVLVFTNGCFDILHPGHVDYLQKAKNLGSKLILGLNSDDSVRRLNKGPERPLNSEWSRAFVLAGLTAIDMVVPFNEDTPLKLISALKPDILVKGGDYDESESDPTSKNYIVGKREVEEFGGSVKTIPFLNGFSTSDLVEKIKRFG, encoded by the coding sequence ATGTCTCAACAGCTGACGCCTAACCCGAAACTCTTTACACTAGATAAAGCCACAGATCTTGTTTCTGAATGGAAACAAAAAGGCGAGGTACTCGTGTTTACCAACGGCTGTTTCGACATCCTACATCCCGGGCATGTAGATTACCTTCAAAAAGCTAAAAATTTAGGTTCCAAACTCATTTTGGGACTCAATTCCGACGACTCTGTACGAAGATTAAATAAGGGACCCGAAAGACCTTTAAATTCGGAATGGTCTCGAGCTTTTGTTTTAGCTGGTTTAACAGCCATAGACATGGTAGTGCCTTTTAACGAGGATACTCCCCTTAAATTAATTTCCGCCTTAAAACCAGATATTTTGGTAAAAGGTGGAGATTACGACGAAAGTGAGTCCGACCCCACCTCTAAAAACTACATTGTAGGTAAAAGAGAAGTGGAGGAATTTGGTGGTAGTGTTAAAACCATTCCCTTTTTAAACGGATTTTCAACCTCGGATTTAGTAGAAAAAATTAAACGATTTGGCTAA
- a CDS encoding lysylphosphatidylglycerol synthase transmembrane domain-containing protein has product MKSKLFSVLKVAFFLCLGLAIIVLFTGKLSEKEKAEIWEAVLNADYSWILLSMLFGTLAHISRSFRWKQLLEPMGHHPSSANTFFAVMVMYFANLAVPRLGEATRCVILRRYEKVPMEKSFGTVIAERAIDLLFLGFIFLITLIFEWDMLWKGIDSLKTMGNSGNPNSESEPSLVLPIMAIIGLTIAGILFFFRKTERVRTIYAKVVELIIGFVSGLKSAFKVKKPLWFVGHSLFIWFMYVMMVWICFFSMPETSNLPWESSFTLLIFGSLGIIIVPGGLGIYPAIMSAVLLLYGVPEAKGYAFGWIVWLGQTLLLVLWGIISLILLPVFNKKNKHVSTADA; this is encoded by the coding sequence TTGAAATCAAAATTATTTAGTGTCTTAAAAGTTGCCTTCTTCCTGTGCCTGGGATTAGCGATTATAGTTTTGTTTACCGGCAAACTATCCGAAAAAGAAAAGGCTGAAATTTGGGAAGCAGTATTAAACGCCGACTACTCTTGGATATTACTATCCATGCTATTTGGAACCCTTGCCCACATCAGTAGGTCATTTCGCTGGAAACAGCTTTTGGAACCCATGGGGCATCATCCATCATCTGCAAATACTTTTTTCGCCGTAATGGTTATGTACTTCGCTAACCTGGCTGTACCAAGATTAGGCGAAGCCACTAGATGCGTAATACTTAGACGTTACGAAAAAGTTCCAATGGAAAAGTCTTTTGGAACAGTAATAGCCGAGAGAGCCATCGATTTATTATTCCTTGGATTTATTTTTCTGATCACCCTTATTTTTGAGTGGGACATGCTTTGGAAAGGGATAGACTCCCTTAAAACAATGGGAAACAGTGGCAATCCGAATTCGGAGAGTGAACCAAGCTTAGTACTTCCCATTATGGCCATTATCGGCTTAACTATCGCTGGCATCCTTTTCTTTTTCAGAAAAACTGAAAGAGTAAGAACCATATATGCAAAGGTGGTAGAACTAATCATAGGGTTTGTCTCTGGATTAAAATCCGCCTTTAAGGTAAAAAAGCCCCTATGGTTTGTCGGGCATTCACTTTTTATCTGGTTTATGTATGTTATGATGGTTTGGATTTGCTTTTTTAGCATGCCCGAAACTTCTAACCTACCCTGGGAGTCTTCTTTTACGCTGCTAATTTTTGGATCCTTAGGAATTATCATCGTTCCAGGTGGACTGGGAATTTATCCTGCCATAATGAGTGCCGTACTTTTATTATACGGCGTACCCGAGGCCAAAGGGTATGCATTTGGTTGGATTGTTTGGTTAGGCCAAACCCTCCTTCTTGTTTTATGGGGAATTATATCGCTAATTTTACTTCCCGTATTCAACAAGAAGAATAAACATGTCTCAACAGCTGACGCCTAA
- a CDS encoding glycogen/starch synthase, whose protein sequence is MRKPKVLFVSQEITPFLPSNEISDISRKLPQKTQESGKEIRVFMPKYGCINERRHQLHEVIRLSGMNLIIDDNDHPLIIKVASIPAGRMQVYFIDNEEYFQRKAVNASKEGEFFEDNDERAMFFCKGVIETVKKLGWTPDIIHCHGWMSAFLPVYLKKVYHNDPHFSESKVVFSTYSGQLENKLNNNIPAKLNFDGIELENQDVLKNPSVENLYQLGMQYADAVVLADEDASEKFGSFCNELDVNTIQPSEDEHFEACNELYNTIIEESAVLVEE, encoded by the coding sequence ATGAGAAAACCCAAGGTTCTTTTTGTATCTCAAGAAATCACTCCTTTCCTTCCTTCCAATGAAATTTCAGACATAAGTAGAAAACTTCCACAGAAAACACAAGAATCAGGTAAAGAAATTCGTGTTTTCATGCCAAAGTATGGGTGTATCAACGAAAGAAGACACCAACTTCACGAAGTAATCCGCTTAAGTGGAATGAATCTTATCATTGATGATAACGACCATCCACTGATCATTAAGGTTGCGTCTATACCCGCTGGTAGAATGCAGGTGTATTTCATTGACAACGAGGAATATTTTCAAAGAAAAGCGGTAAACGCTAGCAAGGAAGGTGAGTTTTTCGAGGATAACGATGAAAGAGCGATGTTCTTCTGTAAAGGGGTAATCGAAACGGTTAAGAAATTGGGTTGGACTCCAGATATCATTCACTGTCACGGTTGGATGTCTGCTTTTCTTCCAGTTTATCTGAAAAAAGTATATCACAACGATCCTCACTTTAGCGAAAGTAAAGTCGTATTTTCAACGTATAGCGGTCAGCTAGAAAACAAATTAAATAACAACATTCCAGCCAAATTAAATTTCGATGGAATTGAGTTAGAAAATCAAGACGTGCTTAAAAATCCAAGTGTGGAAAACCTATACCAATTGGGTATGCAGTATGCAGATGCAGTGGTATTGGCAGACGAGGATGCAAGCGAGAAGTTCGGATCTTTCTGTAATGAGTTGGATGTAAATACCATTCAGCCATCAGAAGATGAGCATTTTGAAGCTTGTAATGAGCTATACAACACAATAATTGAAGAGAGCGCCGTTCTTGTAGAAGAATAG
- a CDS encoding ComF family protein: MISDLINLLFPRLCYICEAGLMPNEDNLCFACKAILPQSKFPPSYNNPTAKVFRSRNNLNWGYSLMEFKTGGFSQKILHALKYRNARSITEGLINPEVFTPVFNAYPKPDLILPVPLHPRKLAMRGFNQAEAIGLTLQKELGIKMNCECLRRNHFNKSQTKKNRFHRHASSKNLFSYHGPAPEHILLVDDVITTGATLHSILDILPTQSQFSIFTLARA, encoded by the coding sequence ATGATTTCTGATTTGATCAATCTTCTATTTCCTCGACTCTGCTATATCTGCGAAGCGGGGTTAATGCCAAACGAAGATAATCTTTGCTTTGCTTGTAAGGCTATTTTACCACAAAGTAAGTTTCCTCCCTCGTATAACAATCCCACGGCAAAGGTATTTAGAAGTAGGAATAATTTAAACTGGGGATACAGTTTAATGGAATTTAAAACGGGGGGATTTTCACAAAAAATCCTACACGCCCTAAAATACCGCAATGCCAGATCCATAACAGAAGGACTCATAAACCCAGAAGTATTTACTCCCGTTTTTAATGCTTACCCAAAACCAGACCTTATTCTACCCGTGCCGCTGCACCCCAGAAAGTTAGCCATGCGTGGTTTTAACCAAGCTGAGGCAATTGGACTAACCTTACAGAAAGAGCTAGGAATAAAAATGAATTGCGAATGTTTACGTCGAAATCACTTTAATAAATCCCAAACCAAAAAAAACCGATTTCACCGTCACGCCAGCAGTAAAAACTTATTTTCATACCACGGCCCCGCACCCGAACACATCCTATTGGTAGATGATGTGATTACCACTGGGGCTACGCTGCACAGCATTTTAGATATTTTACCAACGCAAAGCCAATTTTCCATTTTCACACTTGCCCGTGCTTAG
- the panD gene encoding aspartate 1-decarboxylase has translation MQIEVVKSKIHRVSVSEADLNYIGSVTIDEDLMDAANMIEGEKVQIVNINNGERLETYVIKGERGSGKICLNGPAARKVAVGDIVIIISYAILDFEEAKTFKPSLVFPDERTNKLK, from the coding sequence ATGCAAATCGAGGTTGTAAAAAGCAAAATCCATAGGGTATCTGTTAGCGAAGCCGATTTAAATTATATCGGTTCGGTTACCATAGATGAGGATCTTATGGATGCCGCTAACATGATTGAGGGGGAGAAGGTGCAGATTGTTAATATTAACAACGGTGAGCGCCTTGAAACATATGTAATTAAAGGAGAGCGTGGATCGGGTAAAATTTGCCTTAACGGACCAGCTGCTAGGAAAGTTGCAGTGGGTGATATCGTTATCATTATTTCCTACGCCATTTTAGATTTCGAAGAGGCAAAAACGTTTAAACCCTCGTTGGTTTTCCCCGATGAACGAACCAACAAACTAAAGTAA
- a CDS encoding OmpA family protein, protein MRLTVIIALIAGLTACVPARKFQELQSSHDKLKAENQELRGGLDQAKAELKDLQIELDRLQQQNSKLKSDTLRQGDILRKLQTRYDKINSLNDELLEKYALLQKGSQIEQQKLLAELEGTKAELQEREDALNKLDRELKIKEQSLVELSEKLKQREQRVNELESLIAEKDKAFESLTNQLIEALTNYSDKGLTVEQRDGKIYVSVEAQLLFPSGSTAINNEGKKALKQLAQVLEEQKDIEVLVEGHTDTDKIYSKAIPRNNWELSVLRATAVVEILVENSKINPAQLIAAGRSEFHPIDPADKSKNRRIEIILTPNLDKIFEIINRKADAPVQPSVEGENN, encoded by the coding sequence ATGAGATTAACTGTAATCATAGCCCTAATTGCTGGACTCACAGCCTGTGTTCCAGCTAGGAAATTCCAAGAATTGCAATCGAGCCACGATAAACTTAAGGCAGAAAACCAGGAGTTAAGAGGTGGACTAGATCAAGCGAAAGCGGAATTGAAGGATTTACAAATTGAACTGGATCGCCTGCAACAACAGAATAGTAAGCTTAAAAGCGATACCCTTAGACAAGGGGATATCTTAAGAAAGCTGCAAACGCGCTACGATAAAATTAACTCTCTTAATGACGAATTGTTAGAGAAGTATGCTTTGTTGCAAAAAGGTTCTCAAATAGAACAACAAAAATTGTTGGCGGAATTGGAGGGAACCAAAGCAGAACTTCAAGAACGCGAGGATGCGCTGAACAAGCTAGATAGAGAATTAAAGATTAAAGAACAGTCTTTGGTTGAACTTAGCGAAAAGCTAAAACAAAGAGAACAGCGAGTAAACGAGTTGGAGTCTTTAATTGCTGAGAAAGATAAGGCATTTGAAAGCCTTACAAATCAGCTAATAGAGGCGCTTACCAATTATTCTGATAAAGGATTAACCGTAGAGCAGCGCGATGGAAAAATTTATGTTTCGGTAGAAGCTCAACTTCTCTTCCCTTCTGGAAGCACTGCAATAAACAACGAGGGTAAAAAGGCGTTAAAGCAACTTGCTCAGGTACTTGAGGAGCAAAAGGATATCGAGGTTTTAGTAGAAGGGCATACCGACACAGACAAGATTTACTCTAAAGCTATCCCAAGAAATAACTGGGAATTGTCTGTATTGAGAGCAACTGCAGTAGTTGAAATTTTGGTAGAGAACTCTAAAATTAACCCAGCCCAGTTAATTGCTGCGGGTAGATCTGAGTTTCACCCAATAGATCCTGCAGATAAATCTAAGAACCGTAGAATAGAGATAATTCTTACACCGAATCTGGATAAGATATTTGAAATAATTAATCGCAAGGCGGATGCTCCGGTTCAACCTTCAGTAGAAGGGGAGAACAACTAA
- the radA gene encoding DNA repair protein RadA, with the protein MAKLKKAFFCSNCGYEASKWQGKCPACNQWNTFTEEIISKQKSSSTSFVAKAESHPNKLVEVNSEEKPRIILKDAELNRLMGGGIMPGSVVLLGGEPGIGKSTLLLQLLLQFHQEVLYVSGEESSLQIKDRASRISSTIPNTFYISAETDIGQIVKYANELKPKLLVIDSIQTLQHELIDSVPGSISQIRACCGELIKLAKTTDIPIFVIGHITKDGQIAGPKLLEHMVDVVLQFEGDHQYFLRLLRGVKNRFGNTNEIALYEMQQGGLNPVANPGEVFISGKDENLSGTATGIILEGVRPLLIESQALVSSAVYGTPQRSATGFDVKRLNMLLAVLEKRCGFKLGAKDVFLNIAGGFKINDTGSDLAVVMAILSSAADISIPAKTAFAAEIGLTGEVRPVTRLNQRISEAAKLGYKQLFVSKYAKNIDGDLPQSIEVVPISQINEAVARLFA; encoded by the coding sequence TTGGCTAAACTTAAAAAAGCTTTTTTCTGCAGTAACTGTGGATATGAAGCCTCCAAATGGCAAGGCAAATGTCCTGCATGTAACCAGTGGAATACCTTTACAGAAGAAATTATTTCTAAACAGAAAAGCAGCTCCACCAGCTTTGTCGCAAAGGCCGAATCGCATCCCAACAAGCTAGTAGAGGTAAATTCAGAGGAAAAACCCAGAATTATATTAAAAGACGCAGAATTAAACCGTCTCATGGGTGGTGGAATTATGCCTGGTTCTGTGGTCTTGCTCGGTGGGGAACCCGGAATAGGTAAAAGTACCTTGCTGTTACAACTGCTTCTTCAGTTTCATCAGGAGGTATTATATGTTTCGGGTGAAGAAAGCAGCCTTCAAATTAAAGATAGGGCCTCAAGAATCTCATCTACTATTCCCAACACCTTTTACATTTCCGCCGAAACCGATATAGGTCAGATTGTGAAATACGCTAATGAGTTAAAACCCAAACTATTGGTAATTGACTCAATACAGACGCTTCAGCACGAATTAATTGATTCCGTTCCAGGTTCTATCTCGCAGATTAGAGCTTGCTGCGGCGAGTTAATAAAGCTGGCTAAAACCACCGATATCCCAATTTTTGTAATTGGTCATATTACAAAGGATGGTCAAATTGCAGGACCCAAATTGTTAGAGCACATGGTAGATGTTGTTCTGCAGTTCGAGGGCGATCATCAATATTTCTTACGACTTTTAAGAGGGGTAAAAAACAGATTTGGAAACACCAATGAAATTGCCCTGTACGAAATGCAACAGGGTGGATTAAACCCCGTAGCAAATCCTGGAGAGGTTTTTATTAGTGGAAAAGATGAAAACTTAAGCGGAACGGCCACTGGGATAATACTAGAAGGAGTTAGGCCGCTACTTATTGAGTCGCAAGCCTTGGTTTCCAGCGCGGTGTACGGAACACCTCAGCGCTCCGCAACAGGCTTTGATGTTAAGCGATTAAATATGCTTTTAGCCGTTTTAGAAAAGCGCTGTGGTTTTAAGTTAGGAGCAAAAGATGTGTTTTTAAATATTGCCGGCGGATTTAAAATAAACGATACCGGATCTGACTTAGCGGTCGTGATGGCCATTTTAAGCAGTGCTGCGGACATTTCCATCCCAGCAAAAACAGCATTTGCAGCAGAGATAGGATTAACCGGAGAAGTAAGACCAGTTACTCGTTTAAATCAGCGAATATCGGAGGCTGCCAAATTGGGCTATAAACAACTATTTGTATCCAAATACGCCAAAAATATAGATGGGGACTTACCTCAATCTATTGAAGTAGTCCCCATCAGTCAGATTAACGAAGCGGTAGCCCGTTTATTTGCTTAG